Below is a genomic region from Helianthus annuus cultivar XRQ/B chromosome 2, HanXRQr2.0-SUNRISE, whole genome shotgun sequence.
CCCTTTCAACAATCCGAACCCGACGACGATGTGGAGGTTGTTCCCGAAACCCAACCGGCTAAAGGAAAAGGAAAACGAAACAAAGGCAAGCAAGTAGTTGGTGAGCAATCGTCCAAACCGAAGTCGACTAAGTGGACGCCAATCGAAGAAGAAGCCTTAGCCAAGGCTTACATAGCCACATCTAACAACAAGACAAACGGTTCGTATTTTTTTTaaggtttattttttttttaaggtttatacaattttttaaagtttgtttttctaaattttttgttaacagtttctaagtttttaaagtttgtttattttttttatttaaattttttgcTCAACAGTTTGTTTAGTTTGTTtgaagtttttttattttttaacagtttacatattttaattgtttgtttaatttgtttaactttatatattttgtttgttttattatAGGTAATAACCAAACGGATGACGGGTTTTGGTCCAAGGTTTTGGCGAAGTTCCTCGACCTTATGGACCAAGGCCCGTATCGTGATATCGACTCGGTGTCGTCAAAGTGGCGGAAATTGAACTCGTCCGTCAATAGGTTTTGCGaggaatataataaaatatatacaagTGGGCGTCGTAACGGCATGAGCGACGACGATGTTTTCAAACAAGCTTTGGACAAGTATAAGGCGAACAATGGTAATACCAACTTTGCTCACGTTCGCGCGTGGGAAATTATGAAAAAGGAACCGAAATGGTCGCCGATTCCCAACGAAGTGGAGATggcgaaacgccaaaaaacatcgGAAACGGGTAGTTTTAGCGCCGGTGGATCGGATGCGAGGTgtcacataaacttaaatgatGACACCGACTTTGACAAAGAGGAGTACGCCGTACATGAAGCGGAGCGTCCACCGGGCCGAGACAAATCAAAGAAGGAGCGGGCCAaggggaaagaaaaggaaaaggtggaCCCGAAGATGGAAGAGTTTATGGAAAACTTAAAAATGTACAACGAAGTCTCGGCCCAAAAGACGACGGCGAAGGAGCGGGCCGTGGAAGAAAAAGCTCGTGTAGAGGAAGAAAAGTTACGCGACAAGGTCCGATTGTCGAATGAGAAAATCAGAATTTCGGATGAAAATATTCGGCTCAAGGAATGGGAAATGATAACGATGGATGTCGATCAGTATCCCGAGCcgaaacgttcgatgttgaaaaaacttcaaACCGACATCATGAAGAAGCATAATATTATTTAAGtctatgttttttttaagtttatgttttgttttaaatttatgtaatgtggttttaatattaatgaaaatattttgttagtttattttttaaatgttaaaaaaaagtagaagattatataaaaaaatatataaaaatggtggggaggactatgactaggaccatcctcccataccctctaCTTTTGGGGGATGGagcatccttgggaggactatgacgtggcgcctacgtggcggatggTCCTCCAAGGATGGGatgtcaccataccctctagcctaagtGCAAATTATGTAAATATGGGTAAGTACCACTGTTCGATCCCTACTAAAGTACAAATTTGTAAATATGGGTAGGTACTACTGAGAGAGATTCGAACTTGAGGTGAGAGTTTAAAAGTATATACtaaggggaggaggggtggttcactagtgatagtttCTATCACTCCAACTATCCAATAAAAACATgtcatgtcatcaaccaaatttctatcactagtgatagaaatatAGGAGGGGTGGAATccctagtgatggaattctatcactcccaaactttttttaattttcattttaaaattataaatttcactaatttttttaattttttattttaaattagaaattaataataaaacactaaaattaaaaatttcattaaatttaaaacatactacttcaatttaacatacaagaaacataaaatttaaaaaacaaaacctactcctcgtccgaatccggaaactccaaacctagagaacctactagttTGATTAAATCgaatctcaaccgaaagtgagtttcttcgttacgcaattgtaaatggatatcttgtggaacttgaacttgtgtaggaggatccggcacccaatccggggatattgcacgtccgtcgtgtttgatcagcatattgtgcaatatgatacatgcatacactatgctatgtattgatttcttggtcatcgaacgaaccggtcggtgtagcataccccatctaccctttaaaacaccaaatgccctctcaacatcttatcttgccgattcttgcaatattttgaacgccttttctttagcctcgacaggaaatgagggagctttcacaaaaacagaccaagacgggtagataccatccacaagataaaagcctcgtctgtaatgtcgaccgttaacatagaaaggagaggaaggtgcggtaccatccgttacgctttgga
It encodes:
- the LOC118484679 gene encoding uncharacterized protein LOC118484679, whose translation is MEPFNNPNNPNKPTQPNVFSVPAYYPTLEPNQFSQYSSNAFASFQHSPNQFAQFSQNQTLQQMMLRGAYNFPPNPTPPVQPQPIPTQPFQQSEPDDDVEVVPETQPAKGKGKRNKGKQVVGEQSSKPKSTKWTPIEEEALAKAYIATSNNKTNGNNQTDDGFWSKVLAKFLDLMDQGPYRDIDSVSSKWRKLNSSVNRFCEEYNKIYTSGRRNGMSDDDVFKQALDKYKANNGNTNFAHVRAWEIMKKEPKWSPIPNEVEMAKRQKTSETGSFSAGGSDARCHINLNDDTDFDKEEYAVHEAERPPGRDKSKKERAKGKEKEKVDPKMEEFMENLKMYNEVSAQKTTAKERAVEEKARVEEEKLRDKVRLSNEKIRISDENIRLKEWEMITMDVDQYPEPKRSMLKKLQTDIMKKHNII